A stretch of DNA from Juglans microcarpa x Juglans regia isolate MS1-56 chromosome 5D, Jm3101_v1.0, whole genome shotgun sequence:
tgagagttgggtgtttggatgttagattttttaaagttaGACTGAGCTCAGCTGAGTCTTGTAACTAAACGTAACCAGTCGTTTGAATAGAAAAactgtttcatctcatctcatattataatttttctaaatttttacataaaatataataaataatttaattttttaaatcttataataataataatattaaaaaataatattttattttacttttaacattcatctaaaactatagaaataaattaggtAGTTTCCAGTTAACACTAAcagtagaaataaattataatatagagATGTTACACAAAAGACTTACACTCtacacattatttaaaaaatttaagattttatttttttatctttgtattttatatttgataaaaaaataaaattatatatttttaaataatgtgaaaaatatatgaatctTTCATTATGATATGACCAAAACTTTCACATTTTCGGTTTAATAGTCACAGTGGgagaaatctctctctctctctctctctctctgtgtgggAGTCTCGCACCACCACCTCGATCTCTGCCACTAGAATTCCCTCGCTCGCAACTCAAACAACAGACAAACCCACCGAAATGCGGGGCTCTATCTTCCCTCTGATTTCGGCCTTTGCCGTCGTGTTGGTCCCGGTCGTCTTCTGCGTCCTCTCCCCCAGCCTCCTCTTTCTCGAGAGGACCTTCCCTTTGTCTCACCGGCTTGAGCTCGACCACCTCATAGCCCGGGACCGAGCCAGGCACGCCCGAATCTTGCAAGCCTCGGTGGGAGGCGTCGTCGAATTCTCTGTCCAAGGCTCCTCCGATCCTTACGTTGTCGGGTACGACTGCTAAATTTACCATTCGTTCGTTgcttttaaatttcttttattgctTGTTTTTGTGATTTCGTGCACTTGCTTGCACTTGCATTGATGGGTTTGTTTCAAATTGGTAAAGTTTTTCCGTCTGTGTTAATTGTCGTTGCTGTTCTTTTTTTGGCAAGCATTTACTATTCAGTGTATGTGTTTACCAACTTTTTTCCCTTGGTTTTTTTAATGCTTCTTTTGAATCTCGATAAGGTGAAAAacttagagagaaaaaattggaaAGGATAGGATCATATGAATGTAGAGCAATGATGAATGTTTGCGGTGTCTTGCTGGTGTTATTTCTTTAGTTAGAATATGTACAGTTTCTTGGTAACCACAGTTGGGACGACTGATTGGAATTTGATGGGCTCTGGAATAAAGTAGTTAAATATATTTCCTCTACTCTTTACCTGGGATTGATTGGTTTATAATGTTTACTAGGCATCTATCTTTCGTGTTTTGATTGGTTTATATGTCTTCATCTTGGTTACCTTccgtttagtatttttttttgttctggttCATGCTTTCTTCTGATTGTAAGGCTAATGGCTATCTTGGAAGtacgtctctcttttcttttcttttcttttcttgaataCTTGGGATCTTGATTTCGTGTAGGCTTTATTTCACAAAAGTTAAATTGGGCTCTCCTCCAAGAGAGTTTAATGTACAGATTGATACTGGAAGTGATATCTTGTGGGTTACCTGCAACTCCTGCAGTGATTGCCCCCAATCTAGTGGGCTTGGGGTGAGATTCTGTCGCTTATTAACTTGTTCTTGTAATTATCCTTTATGCTCATAAGCTTTGTTGAATAAGGAGGCAATTTTAGCCTCATTGTGTTTCATGTTTTTTCCAGGTTCAGCTCAATTTTTTTGATGCTGCCAGTTCATCAACTGCTGGGCTGGTCCCCTGCTCAGATCCAATGTGCACTTCTGCATTGCAAACTTCAGCGTCTCAATGCTCTCAGAGTAATCAGTGCAGTTACTCTTTTCAATATGGAGATGGAAGTGGGACATCTGGTTATTATGTGTCTGATGCGCTGTATTTTGACATGGTTCTTGTGCAGTCTTACATTGTCAATTCATCCGCAACAGTTGTTTTTGGGTAAGCTACCATGACCTATGCAAACAGTTGTGTGGGcctgtgcgtgtgcgtgtgcaTGTGCGTGTGTGTCAAGGGAAAATCCCAATTAAGATATAACATGTTACCCAGCATTTCGCATGTAGTAGAACATATATTGCCATGGTTGTTTGTAGTTACAGCAATGAACTTTTGACTAATTTTGGCAATTAAAAACCCAGTATGACAtggccacttttttttttaatgaggcAGTATAACATGGCCACTTCAGTTCTGTAAATACGCATTTCAGTGACACTACAACAGATCATGAGTTTAACTCACTTATGTGTAGTAGTCATTGTCTTTTTGCTGGCCAAAGACTCAAAGCTTACTTTGGTGCTGGTCTTGGATACAGGTGTAGCACCTATCAGTCTGGGGACTTGACTAAGACGGAAAAAGCAGTTGATGGGATTTTTGGTTTTGGACCAGGTGATCTTTCCATTATTTCACAATTGTCGTCTCGTGGCATAACACCCAAAGTGTTCTCCCATTGCTTGAAAGGAGATGGCAATGGCGGGGGTATTTTGGTTCTTGGGGAGATTTTGGAGCCAGGCATTGTTTACAGTCCACTTGTCCCATCACAGTATGTCCTTGTTCCCAGGAAACTTTCTTTTTGTTCCCAGTTCTCTGTACTCCTACATTCAGgttatatttatatgaagcgGGAATTGTGTATATGCTTCAAGGGTCATTGGGATATATTTAGGTATAAGGAATTTATTAGATTCTTGCAcaaaggcctttttttttttttaataagtaaaggCCATATTTAAATTCagatgaaagaaaaggaaggttCGTATGCTGGAGCCTCATTGGCCATTGAGAAATTGTGCCATGTTTGTGTTTCTGCAGTCAGAATATCAATGACCAGTATGGATGCTTCATTATTGACCTTCTGTCGGGAGCTTACCTGATACAACTTTTGCATGCATTACACATACTTATTGTTGAGGCATGTTCTAATTAAAGATCTGAAAATCTTCTGTATCTAACAGATAGTAGAATggtgactatatatatattagtctgACCTCACATTTTCTTGTGAGCTTTGTTACATTTTCGACAGACTAGTTCTGTGTCTTAAAACGAAATCTCATGTTCTTTCTTCTGTGAAATGTACTTTTATTCATTGCAAAGCTGTTTTTCTGCTTGAACGTCATTTTTTGCTTTGGCCGAGAACTTGCTTGGTGCATACATATTCTTGCTGTTACATGATTTCCTCAATTAAAAGGTATGGTGCGAATTAATCAGtaagtttgattattttgtcTCTGAATTTCAGgtctcattataatttatatctgCAAAGCATTGCTGTCAATGGGCAACAGTTGCCGATTGATCCTGCTGCTTTTTTAACATCAAACAACCGAGGAACCATTGTTGATTCTGGAACAACTTTGGCATACCTTGTGGAAGAAGCATATGATCCCTTTGTTAGTTCTGTAAGttggtctttttctttcttctctctgtttatgatttgtttttcaGAGCGAGTATATGCATACTGATGGTATGGGCTAATGTAATTGATTCATTACTGGGTCTCTACTCCAGATAATGCTATGTTAAAAGCAAAATATCTTAGAGCTATTCCAAAAGACCTGGGATAAAGAGAAGGGATTTTCATGCTGTACTTAACAAACTAGAGCTTCCATAAACAAgtttatcttttgaaaatttgatgcTATCAATTGAAAACCTTTTGCAAATGAAGGGGCCATTATGATAATGCTTCCATTCTCATGAACCTAATTGAATAGAGCATGCTGGGTACAGCCTACTTATTAAGGCAAGAAAGAACATTATCCCCCACATCCAACCCACTAAATTGGCTGGGCATTGACATTACCGTTCATCCAGTGTGTTGCATCTATCTTCCTTGATACTATTGTGACTATCAAAATGAGTGCTCACTTTTTGGCACGATATTCTTCTATTTAAAGATCACCTGTTTTCCTATATGGGTTGGTTTTGAGGCACTGGCTAAAAGCTGTTATGTCTTGTACAcgaaattttgttaaatttacacacattttcttttagaaactGATTTCCTATTAAATGTGCAGATAACTGCAATTGTTCAACAATCTGCTACTCCTATTGTTAATAAAGGAAATCAGTGTTACCTAGTCCCCACCAGGTTGGTCCTATTAATCATGTTTCAAATAATGAACCTCATAGTTCTTTCATGTCTTCAAAAGAGGTTCTTTAGTCTTACGAgggttttgttttcttatgATCTAAGCAAGATCCATGTTTGTTATGTTTTTCAGTATATCCGAGATATTTCCTCCGGTTAGTTTAAACTTTGCGGGCAGTGCATCCATGGTGTTAAAACCAGAAGAGTACCTCGTACATCTTGGTTTTGCTGTAAGTTATTCCACTTCCCCTTTTACGTGAATTGTACTTTATCCTTAAAATAATTGAACGTGGCATGATCCTTGTTAAACTATACCTTGTTAATCTATACCGTTGCTAGCTAATGGGACGCTCTATTGCTGCAGAATGGTGCTGCGATGTGGTGCATTGGTTTTCAGAGGGCTCAGGAAGGGGTAACGATCTTAGGAGGTTAGACCATGAACTTTGCGAGAAGCAATCTGCTTTTGCTTCCATTTATTTCATTTAGTTTCCGTAGTACATAGTGAGAGTATTGCTATTACTTTGGAAAATGCTGCTTTTTTGGGCAGTAGCATTTCCGAATACCTTTGACATTCTTGAAAACACTTGAGGCAGAAAAGGCATTTGGCAGAACTCTCAATGGAAATGTTTACCAAAAGACTTCCTAAATAGCTACCTTTCTGGAACGTGAAAACAAAATGTTAAAAGCTGCCTAAAAATAGTGATTTTCCAGTATTTATGAATTCCTTATAGATTGATTTTGAGTCAAGTAATGCAGTTTCCATGATGCAGCACAGTATGGTTAAAGATTTTTGAGTAGAATTAACTGTACCATGGTGCTGTTTTGCCAAGCATgtgtgctctttttttttttttttttttccccctggAGTCAACAGTAGTGTTATACTGGCTTGTGATATTCATATGTAGACACATATATGGCTGCCTCATGTATATGAATGCACAATAGCATGGAAAGATGTTAGATGTCATTTGGAGTTTCTTGTGTATTAAAAATTGACAAATGTCGTTCTTCGGTCATGCCTGTTGTGGCATATTTTAGATGGGTGTTATGTAAGTGATTGGCATATCCACTTAAAATGTGCCATATCAAAAGCGTAGTTAAGGATGGCAacatttaagatgaaaaatagcaTCAGTCTCAAGATTTTTCAGCTGGAATGTAGTTAGTCGATATTATGCTTTTGTTTACTTAATTTGTTATTTGTCCATGTTTCTATTTTTTGCAATAGTCTGTTCCACATGCTTTTACAACCTGTGTCATCAAGTCACCGTGTCTGCCTTTATTTGTTGTGTGGTAGAAGAACAATTGTATgtttttctaaatctaaggtATCATTAGTTGTTCGGGTGTCTGCTGAGTACTTAGAAATTGTTTCTTACAATGATGCAATTGTTCACCAGACCTTGCGTTGCTTCACTCTACTGTCATAACAATTAGTTTAaaagtcttgtttgttttcttcaatttaCAGATCTTGTTCTTAAAGATAAGATCATTGTGTATGATCTAGATCATCAACGAGTTGGATGGGCTAACTACGATTGTAAGTTCGGTTGATCATGAACACttgtttcctctttctttcccttttgtGCCCAAGAAATAACTTTGACCAAGTTTCGTATGGCACAAATACTAACCTGTTAATTTTCAGGTTCATCGTCCGTAAATGTCTCGGTAACTTCTGGCAAGGAGTTTCTGAATGCAGGGCAGCTGAGCACAAGCAACTCGTCGAGAGATATGCTCTTTGAACTGCTACCTTTGGGCATCATGGGTGTCCTATTGCACATGTTAGTGTTGAAGCAGTtagaatttttgtaat
This window harbors:
- the LOC121265393 gene encoding aspartic proteinase 36 encodes the protein MRGSIFPLISAFAVVLVPVVFCVLSPSLLFLERTFPLSHRLELDHLIARDRARHARILQASVGGVVEFSVQGSSDPYVVGLYFTKVKLGSPPREFNVQIDTGSDILWVTCNSCSDCPQSSGLGVQLNFFDAASSSTAGLVPCSDPMCTSALQTSASQCSQSNQCSYSFQYGDGSGTSGYYVSDALYFDMVLVQSYIVNSSATVVFGCSTYQSGDLTKTEKAVDGIFGFGPGDLSIISQLSSRGITPKVFSHCLKGDGNGGGILVLGEILEPGIVYSPLVPSQSHYNLYLQSIAVNGQQLPIDPAAFLTSNNRGTIVDSGTTLAYLVEEAYDPFVSSITAIVQQSATPIVNKGNQCYLVPTSISEIFPPVSLNFAGSASMVLKPEEYLVHLGFANGAAMWCIGFQRAQEGVTILGDLVLKDKIIVYDLDHQRVGWANYDCSSSVNVSVTSGKEFLNAGQLSTSNSSRDMLFELLPLGIMGVLLHIDRRGFGAIIWIGKAAASVTVRQLKL